A window of the Acanthochromis polyacanthus isolate Apoly-LR-REF ecotype Palm Island chromosome 10, KAUST_Apoly_ChrSc, whole genome shotgun sequence genome harbors these coding sequences:
- the LOC127535808 gene encoding LOW QUALITY PROTEIN: dynein heavy chain-like (The sequence of the model RefSeq protein was modified relative to this genomic sequence to represent the inferred CDS: substituted 3 bases at 3 genomic stop codons), which yields MRTPDLRVSSCRDSPIQHLIQHSVQHLIQHLIQHLIQHLIQHSVQHLIQHLIQHLIQHPIQHLIQHLIQHSVQHLIQHLIQHLIQHLIQHLIQHSVQHLIQHLIQHLIQHLIQHLIQHSVQHLIQHLIQHLIQHLIQHLIQHLIQHLIQDLIQHLIQHLIQHLIQHLIQHLIQHSVQHLIQHLIQHLIQHLIQHLIQHPIQHLIQHSVQHLIQHLIQHLIQHLIQHLIQHLIQHPIQHLIQHPVQHLIQHSVQHLIQHLIQHLIQHPIQHLIXHLIQHSVQHLIQHLIQHLIQHPIQHLIXHLIQHSVQHLIQHSVQHLIXHLIQHPIQHLIQHLLQHLIQHVVQHLIQLKRPNTNHTAAALNISLLSSVSVSVFSCLAAA from the exons ATGAGGACA CCAGATCTGAGAGTTTCCTCCTGCAGGGATTCACCGATCCAACACCTGATCCAACATTCAGTCCAACATCTGATCCAACACCTGATCCAACATCTGATCCAACATCTGATCCAACATTCAGTCCAACATCTGATCCAACACCTGATCCAACACCTGATCCAACATCCGATCCAACATCTGATCCAACATCTGATCCAACATTCAGTCCAACATCTGATCCAACACCTGATCCAACACCTGATCCAACATCTGATCCAACATCTGATCCAACATTCAGTCCAACATCTGATCCAACACCTGATCCAACACCTGATCCAACATCTGATCCAACATCTGATCCAACATTCAGTCCAACATCTGATCCAACACCTGATCCAACACCTGATCCAACATCTGATCCAACATCTGATCCAACATTTGATCCAACACCTGATCCAAGATCTGATCCAACACCTGATCCAACATCTGATCCAACATCTGATACAACATCTGATCCAACATCTGATCCAACATTCAGTCCAACATCTGATCCAACATCTGATCCAACACCTGATCCAACATCTGATCCAACATCTGATCCAACATCCGATACAACATCTGATACAACATTCAGTCCAACATCTGATCCAACACCTGATCCAACATCTGATCCAACATCTGATCCAACATCTGATCCAACATCTGATCCAACATCCGATACAACATCTGATACAACATCCAGTCCAACATCTGATCCAACATTCAGTCCAACATCTGATCCAACATCTGATCCAACATCTGATCCAACATCCGATCCAACATCTGATCTAACATCTGATCCAACATTCAGTCCAACATCTGATCCAACATCTGATCCAGCATCTGATCCAACATCCGATCCAACATCTGATCTAACATCTGATCCAACATTCAGTCCAACATCTGATCCAACATTCAGTCCAACACCTGATCTAACATCTGATCCAACATCCGATCCAACATCTGATCCAACATCTGCTCCAACACCTGATCCAACATGTGGTTCAACATCTGATCCAATTGAAGCGTCCAAACACCAATCatacagcagcagctctgaacaTCTCACTGCTCAGCTcggtttcagtttcagttttctCATGTTTAGCTGCAGCTTGA